The Triticum aestivum cultivar Chinese Spring chromosome 3A, IWGSC CS RefSeq v2.1, whole genome shotgun sequence genome includes a region encoding these proteins:
- the LOC123060410 gene encoding FACT complex subunit SSRP1, protein MTVGHLANDAVLGGHDGTWETILKYSSEAAVDTYEEIAIIIPRGRRTVELHLSFLRLHGQADDIKIQYSSIIRLFVLPKPNSPHTFAVVTLDPPIRKGRTLYPHIVIQFMTEVIVKTDLNLSRDLLAGKYKDKLEESYMGPIHEVFTKVLCGLSGAKVTRPGSYRTCQGEYAVKTSLKSEHRLLYPLGKGFFFLPEPPMLILYEEVEFVGFGSYRREGAGKSDCYLDLLVKRKNGQEHIFRNIQRNEYFNLFNFINGKQLKTMNLGDEQSDEDEDFGSFMGGGGSSTDDDSSGDESESSESGGEKEGASSGGGGSKKRKWKKKHATYRWHRMSWRGFRVR, encoded by the exons ATGACGGTCGGCCATCTCGCCAACGACGCCGTCCTCGGAGGCCACGACGgcacg TGGGAGACAATATTGAAATATTCTTCTGAAGCCGCAGTTGACACCTATGAAGAAATAGCTATTATCATACCAAG AGGACGACGTACTGTTGAGCTTCATCTTTCATTTCTGCGACTCCATGGACAAGCTGATGATATTAAAATCCAATATAGCAGCATCATTCGCCTTTTTGTTTTACCAAAG CCAAACAGTCCCCATACCTTTGCGGTTGTCACTCTTGATCCGCCAATCCGTAAAGGCAGAACATTGTACCCTCACATTGTCATTCAG TTTATGACAGAGGTAATAGTCAAAACAGATTTGAATTTAAGCAGAGATCTTCTGGCCGGAAAATACAAAGATAAGTTGGAGGAATCTTATATG GGTCCAATACATGAGGTATTCACCAAAGTCCTTTGTGGCCTATCTGGTGCCAAAGTCACAAGGCCGGGTTCTTACAGAACTTGCCAAGGTGAATATGCAGTTAAAACATCTCTGAAATCTGAACATAGACTGCTGTATCCACTTGGAAAAGGTTTCTTCTTTCTGCCAGAGCCCCCTATGCTCATCCTTTATGAAGAG GTTGAGTTTGTTGGGTTTGGAAGTTACCGCCGTGAGGGCGCCGGTAAATCAGATTGCTATTTGGACCTCCTTGTCAAGCGAAAAAATGGCCAAGAGCATATCTTCAGAAATATTCAAAGGAATGAATACTTTAACCTTTTCAACTTCATCAA TGGAAAGCAGTTGAAAACAATGAACCTTGGGGACGAGCAAAGTGATGAG GATGAAGATTTTGGTTCCTTTATGGGTGGCGGAGGATCTTCTACTGATGATGATTCTAGCGGGGACGAATCAGAATCTAGTGAAAGTGGGGGTGAAAAGGAG GGAGCCAGTAGTGGCGGCGGAGGTTCGAAGAAAAGGAAGTGGAAGAAGAAACACGCGACGTACCGTTGGCACAGGATGAGCTGGCGAGGGTTCCGTGTCCGATGA